The DNA segment CAGGGATAAATTTGCTCTCtgtaaaactgcagaaaaaaatgtggggttttttggttttttgctggCTCTTTGTTTTAGATCTCAGTTTATAAGAGTTGGGGGCAGACCCTTTGTATAGTCACCTAACATATTAAATGAAGACCCTCTACATGCTCAATATTTATATTGGGGATTTCCCATAATTATAGGTCTGTAACTTCTGCACTTGGGGAAAATGCCATTGTTAAATACCAAATCCAAGTCAGTTTCCCAATTAATAATGTACAGATAATTACTCTTCCTgtgctgttctttcttttcagtgtggCTGTTAGAGAGTTCTctacagaagttaaaaaatgtAGTAACTTATGATTTAAAACTGTGTTACCTGATCCAGTAGTGttcctgggttgtttttttttcccctcagaacACTTGGTATTTAATCAGCATTCACTCACTCTATTCTCTTGCTTTCCAGGAGAATTTAAATTTAACTCTGGTCTGAGGAGGTTTAGAGCACTCATATTGCTGGCACAAGCATCTTGTTTGTAGAAAGAGGTCTCAGAGCAAGTTGCAAGGCAAACCTGTGTTATCAGTAGTTGAGGTTTTGAAGCCCAGGGTGAAATTTCTTTAATACCAGGATAGAAAATGAATTTTCCTACTCTTAATTAGTGCAGTGCTGTGGTGATACCGTTTCCTCAAAGTCCTCATTTTATCTTGCAGCTAAAAAATTCATTGCCCTGGATGACTTTGTTGAAATTACCAAGAAGTATGCAAAGGGAATcatcccatccaacctgataatgcaggaagaggaagatgatgaaCTGGCAGGGAAGTCTCCTGAAGAGTTACCCCTACGCCTGAAGGTAACACTGagcaggttttcttcttttcagctgctttactgaaattaaactgaaattttagTTACTGAAATTGAGGCATTTCAACAAAGAGAGGTGACTTGCACTTGATTCTCAAAGCTGATGTTTAGACTGTAGGTCAGTACAAGAATAGTTGctgttatttcttttgttcttgacttcatatatatatataaatttcttAGAGAAAGGGATGTGGTTTTCCCTGGTAGATTGCAATCTCCACTAAATTTCAGTGAGGATTTAAATGTCCCTGTCCAGACTGCCATATTTTGTTACTATATGCTTCATACCTTCCTTATTTAATTAGGAGTaagcaagtggaaaaaattATCCCTATCCTTGAGGTGTGAAAAGGTTCTCCTATGAGGACTATAAGAATGGTGAAACTTGCTGTGGTTTTTTATACTGATACTTCTCTAGGTagtaaaagcaggaaaattaagGTGCATGCTTTCAATTTTGGCATAATTTTCAAGCAAAGGGGGGGTTTCTAGCTGCTGACATGAGTTGTTGTAATTGCTGCCATTTGGTTGTCCATCATCAGATGgtaggggtaaaaaaaaaaaaaaaaagagggcataaggggatttttttttaaaataacattctgAAAGAGATGGATTTACAAGGAAGCAGACAGGTAGCTTTGCTAATAGAAAAGGTTGTGCCAAAATCATTGTGTGTGTTGCCCCAGTTCATCACAATTCATGGACCTTTGCTGAAGCATTCTTGTCCTTTCCCttctataaaatatataaaaaaccaTATAAGTTCTGGGAAGACATAAAAACTATATTTTATGGGGAAAGGAGGATTGTTTGCAGCATCTAATGTGCAGGTGCAGTATCTGAATATAGTTTGAAAATTCCTGTGCCTTTTTGTTGCTGCTATGTAAAGTCTGTGGCTGGTCCCAAGGAGAAGATTTCATCCAGCAGTTCCTCTCCTGTCTGCTGACTCTGCTGAAAACTTCCATGGCAGACAGGGGGAATTTTACAATCCTGTAACAAGTGCAGTTACTGctatggaattaaaaaaaaatccctaattAGTAATTACAGTTCAAGATATTTCTCTTGCTtacaagacatttttttaaaagctgcatcCTCAGgtgcttgggaagaatttcGAAGATAAACCCCAACTGTAAATATTTCCTTAGctgtaaatatttcctttaagtGCCCATGAATCATAGGCACTGGTTCCTGTAGTCTGTATGCATAGCAGAATGTATAGCATAATTCTTGCAGAACAGGGGCAGAATTAGGTGCTTTAAAGCTACAGTAACTCACAGCTCAAGTAATGGCTTAAGATGGAACAGGACTGCAGCTGAGTAGTTTATCTTCAGTGGGAAGTTAGCAGAGCAGAATATTTGACTAGGAGGGCATTTCATTGTTTGTGTCAAAGGTAATGAAAACCATCTTTTCTGGAATCAAAATCTCCTCTGAGCTTCATCTGACTGAATTAATCAAAGCAGAGCTGATAATCTCAGGCAAAGTCATCTCGTTTTATTGGCTGAAGTATAAATCTTTTTGTGTCTGCTGCTTCCACTAACAATATCTGTGATGAAAAGATAGGAAACTGCTCACAAATAAGatgcttcttttctctttccaggtTGTAAAATACCCACTTCATGCCATAATGGAAATTAAAGAACACCTTATAGATCTTGCATCAAAGGCAGGAATGCATTGGCTGTCTACCATTGTCCCAACCCACCACATCAACGCCctcatctttttcttcatcatCAGTAACCTGACAATCGAATTTTTTGCCTTCATTATTCCACTGGTCATCTTCTATTTGTCCTTCATTTCCATGGTGATTTGCACACTCAAAGTTTTTCAGGACAGTAAGGCTTGGGAGAACTTTCGGGCTTTGACTGACTTGCTGCTCCGTTTTGAGCCCAACCTCGATGTCGAGCAGGCTGAGGTGAACTTTGGGTGGAACCACTTAGAgccatacatttattttttactctCGGTGttctttgtcattttttccttccctataGCAAGCAAAGACTGGATACCCTGCTCAGAGTTAGCCAccatctctgttttcttcacGGTGACAAGTTACATGAGTTTAAGCACATGTGCAGAACCTTACACACGAAGAGCCTTGGTGACTGAGATAGCAGCAGGTTGCTTATCCCTCCTGCAGGTGTTACCTGGGAATTTTGGCTACCTGAAATTCTTAGGTCAAACCTTCTTTACTGTTCCTGTCGGCCACTTCTTCGTGTTAAATGTGAGCGTCCCGTGCCTTCTGTTTCTGTACCTGTTCTATCTTTTCTTCAGAATGGCCCAGCTACGGAATTTTAAAGGCACCTATTGCTACCTGGTCCCATATCTGGTCTGCTTTATGTGGTGTGAGCTCTCTGTGGTCATTCTCAGGGAGTCCTCTGGCATTGGGCTCGTTCGGGCCTCCATCGGATATTTCCTGTTCCTCTTTGCCCTCCcggtgctgggggtgggaatCGCCCTGATGTGTCTGATCCATTTCATTAAGTGGTTCCTGTCTCTGGAGCTCATCAAAATCCTGGTGACTCTGGTGTTGTGCACTGTCCCTTTGCTCTTCCGATGGTGGACAAAAGTGAACTTCTCTGTAGTGGAGGTGGTGAAATCCCTCACGAGAAGCTCGATTGTGAAACTCATCTTGGTTTGGATCACAGCTGTGGTCTTGTTCTGTTGGTTCTACGTCTACCGCTCCGAAGGGATGAAAGTCTACAACTCCACCTTGACCTGGAACCAGTATGCTTTCCTTTGTGGACCCAGGTCCTGGAAGGAGACCAACATGGCCAGGACTCAGATTTTATGCAGTCACCTGGAAGGACACAGAGTGACCTGGACCGGGCGGTTCAAATACGTCCGCGTGACGGAAATCGACAACAGCGCCGAATCCGCAATAAATATGCTCCCCCTTTTTATTGGGGATTGGATGAGGTGCTTGTATGGGGAAGCCTACCCTCTTTGTGACCCAAAAAATGTTActctggaagaggaggagctgtGTCGGCTCAAGTATCTGACCAAGCATAAATGCCACATGAAAATGTTTGATCGGTACAAATTCGAAATAACGGTGGGCATgcctttcagcagcaaaaatggCAGCAAGCCCCTAGAGGAGGATGATATCACCAAAGATATTGTGCTGAAGGCAAGCAGTGAGTTTAAAAAAGTGTTGCTGAACTTGAGGCAAGGGAGCATAATAGAATTCAGCACAATTCTGGAGGGTCGTCTCGGCAGTAAGTGGCCTGTCTTTGAACTGAAAGCAATCACTTGCTTGAATTGCATGTCTAAACTCTTACCTGCAGGGAGGCACGTGAAAATAGAGCAGGACTGGAGGAGCACAGTGCATAAAGCCATTAAATTTgcttttgatttcttctttttccccttcctgtcAGCTGCGTAACGAGCTCGCACGTTGGTTCAGTGGTCTGCTCGGTGTACGCTGCATTTACACTACCAAAGGTTTGgcttcttaaaagaaaaaggattaaaaaaataaaataaaaaaaaaagccaacttgCTGCAGCTGTGCTCAAAATGTTTGCTATAATGTAGAGCATTGGTTGGGTTTTGTAATTGTACACACTGTATCCTGACTTTTAAACCCTGTATGACTGAAGTAATAATACATGCTAGGTTAATATTATTATAAGTGAATGCAGGGGTTTGCTGCTGACTAATTGCATGGAGACTGTTTTGTCCAGAATGGATAGAGATTTGCCTGTGGTAAAACACTAGATGCATTTATTATCTCAATGTTAAAAGCACTTTACTCTTTAAATATTCACAACGTGCCCTGTTGTGTTTTCACAGGTGTGGTTTAGGATAGGTAGCTGACAACAGCTTAATTTGCAGAtgttgtttgtatttatttgggttttttctaggaaaaaagtGATCTTGTAATCAGTACTTGGTGGTGATAGCCATGTGCAGAACTCATTGTTTCACTATCTGTCCAGAAGATGGTGACTTTAGTGTGTTTTGGAAAGGGCACACCATTTCACAGCCTGGCAAGGTTGTAAAAGTCCTCAAGCTTCCATTttgcattaaatatttctgtacagAATATGGTCTTTGTTCTGAGTTGGTTACACAAGATCTCACTAAGATATCTAAGCCATGCTGGTCTCTGTAGGACAAACACCAGAGGGTAGAAGGTTGAGGGGGTACCCTCAGTAATGAACAAGCCAAAGCAACTGAATAGAGTACCTAAAAATCTACAGTGGAAACTGAAATAGTGTGTTTGTTGAATGATTTGTGTTGTGcaaataaatatgaaatgcaAACTTGAGCTAAGTGGGTACAACATTTCTTCCTTGCGCTTTGATGGTGTGAGCAGTTGGTGCCCTGGTAACAGcttttaccaaaaaaattacaatttcagTCACTCAGAGTTTATGGTGTGGGCTACTTGCAGTTGTGCTTCGTGTTCTGGTGAGCTAGCAGTAAAACTGGAGTATGGCAGGGGAAGTTTTTGTAGCTGGGAAATGTAGACAAGCTCCTTCCCCCTGTTTTCCCTCAGGATTACCACCCCTGTTAACCCTTGGATGACTCTCATACAAACCCATCATGCTGTTTCCCAGACTGCTCTCCCACTGATGGTGCTTTAAATCCTGTTTGCCTTTGCCCATCATCACTGGGGAGTGAAAAATACTGACAGAGAAGGGGAAACTTTGGGGGAAAATGAAGGTTTTGGCTGCACTCCAGCCATGAGCACCTTCTTGAAGGTTGGGAtgcagtggtggagtccccattcctggaggtgttcaaaaaacacGTGGATGTAGCACTTGAGGAGATGGTTTAATTTGCTGGGGGGTTGAGTTGATGGCTGATGATTTTTGGGGTCTTTTCCAAACtttatgattccatgattccacaGGGCCCAGGTGGATTCTGCTGCCAGGATTCTGCTGCCCAACTCCCAGGCGGAACTGGCATTGGAGAGCAGAAGCCTCCACCATCCCAAGCCACAGAGTAATGAGAAAATGAGTCCAtgagaaaaatctgtgaagTAGAATCATGTCTTCCAGATGCTTCTAGCTTTGGAAACTATCTCATCTCTCATGGAAACTCTCAGCCATCTCTCTCATTCCAcctggggaaaagaaatggTATAAAGGTGTCTGGTAAATGCAGATTTTGACATAGTTTTGCTTCCAGTTTAGGCTGGAAGTAAGGCAGATTTAGCCTGTCCTGCTCTTTGTGccaaaacatctgaaaatattcttcctgCTCTGAAATTCAAGCACAAAAGATGGGTGGggattttttaacttttgtgGTTTTCCTCATACACATAATTGGGGAACTTCTATCTGTGTGTTTGTCAGGAGAGCAAAAAAGCAATAGTTGGTATTCAGAACTAAGGTTGAAAACACTGCTGGCTTTTTAGCTTTTCCCCTTTGCAATGGTGTCAACTTACTGATTTCCTGTGGTGCCTTTTGGAGAAGTTATTATATAtcccaaaaaaggaaaaaaattgacttGAAGTCAGGTGTGGGAGGGCGTTTGTTGTCCTGATTTCTTTGGGAAGAGTTGCTGTGTGAGAGGAGACAAAGGGGTTAATCCAGGTACCCCAGGTCCACCTGGAATTTTCTATAATTAATTATAAGCCCTGAGACTTCTAATTTTATCTTCTTCTGAGGAAAGCTTCTAGTCCCCTGGGTGAGGGGAGCTCCTTTGGGATACTGGTACTGGTTTTCATCAGATTCCAAGTTCTATGATTCCTGTGCTCCTGTGAAAAACAACCCCTGAATGAGCTAAATCCAGGGAAAAATAATTGTGACAGCTTGATGAGAACAGTTGAATTTGTCAAATTGTTCTTTCTAACTGAGGTGGAAAGTTTTGAACCCTAGCACAGAGGAGGTAATTTTCCATTAGTTTCCAGCTCTTGTGTATCTGAAAAGTAAAGAGGAACTAAATTAGAAATTGAGATTTTAAGCCCTTCCCTGTAATGTCCAGTCCTCAGGTGTTCCTCCTTGTTGCTTTTCTAGTTTTATGGAAAAAGGGAATTAAAGACATGATGGATGCTCCAGCCTAACATTCAGTGTTCTGAAGCTTTTAGTAAGCAAGacttttgtttgggtttttttttcctaaatcatATCTTAGCTGACAAGCCCAAGACTTCAAATACTTCATAAGCAATTGTAATTCCAGGCAAGGAGGTTTTGCAAAGAATATTTCTATTTACTTCACATCTTGCAGGCAAACAGAGCACAAATAACTTAGTTCCACTCATATGCCTGGAGCTCAATATTCCAAACCAGTCCAGCTTCTAGattggaaaaggagagagacagaATGTGGCAGCTGCTGTTCATTATTCAATTAATCCGACATTTATTATTTCCTGACTCAGTTTTGAAGGCATGATGAATTATAAACACTTCCAAAGATAGGTGCCCTTTCTCTAGGCTGATCATTCAATCTTTTGAATTAGTATTAATTaactgaagaggaggaggaggatatTGCATGGCTATTGACACATCTAAATTAGGTTCATCTGTTCTTCTGGAAGCTCAGCTTCAGCATTTAGAATATACAGGACTTAGAGTAAATATtcattatttgtatttcatcccccaaggaagatgaaaaagtaCTGGTTGTTCCCCAACCTGGTACATTCTTCTCTAAGCATGGAAAAACAACAGAATACATATAGAAATTCTGAATAATTTAAGAGCCCACTCTGTAATGACTAACAGATTCTTACAGAAGGCAAGAATGCACAAGTTTGTAGTTTTCATTTAGCCCAGTTCTTCCAGAGGAAGGGCCGGggccatgggcttcagctctgccaggggagggttaggttgaatattaggaagaaattccttacagagagggtgatcaggcattggaatgggctgcccagggagggggtggattctctgtccctggaagtttttaagaagagactgaatgtggcactcagtgccatgggctgggaaccatgggggggagtggatcaagggttggacttgatgatcccagagcccctttccagcccaaatgattctgggattctgtgtaATCCCTCAGGTGTCTGCTCGTAACCGCGAGTTGGATGTGAGAAGGGAGGCGGGAGGTGTGTAAAAGGCTTGGAACCAAAGGTTTCTTGGTGGGGAAAGAAGCGTTTAATTGTTCCACACTTAAGCTTCTGCAGACAAGGAAgaattaaggaaataaaaatgaaaaccaccTGTGAactccagcagagctgttaATGGTCTCCGGTGGTGATAACGCAAAGGGAGGCACACGTTGCATTGCTGGGGGTACACAGGCCAGAGAGAAC comes from the Heliangelus exortis chromosome 4, bHelExo1.hap1, whole genome shotgun sequence genome and includes:
- the WFS1 gene encoding wolframin; the protein is MNSNPDPPSSPSHPQLHPGRSQLNAASVDQSEKNQKSGPFSEDAATFSSSVPGYSRSREKAEKNEGMKEEPDVLFEELLERAKGGEAKAQTEVGKHFLRLAEEEDEELNNCSAVDWFILAAKQGRREAVKLLRRCLAERRGITSENEQEVKKLSSETDLERAVRKAALVMYWKLNPKKKKQLEVSELLENVGQVDNEDGEKQPGPVPKSVQKQRRMLERLVSSQSKKFIALDDFVEITKKYAKGIIPSNLIMQEEEDDELAGKSPEELPLRLKVVKYPLHAIMEIKEHLIDLASKAGMHWLSTIVPTHHINALIFFFIISNLTIEFFAFIIPLVIFYLSFISMVICTLKVFQDSKAWENFRALTDLLLRFEPNLDVEQAEVNFGWNHLEPYIYFLLSVFFVIFSFPIASKDWIPCSELATISVFFTVTSYMSLSTCAEPYTRRALVTEIAAGCLSLLQVLPGNFGYLKFLGQTFFTVPVGHFFVLNVSVPCLLFLYLFYLFFRMAQLRNFKGTYCYLVPYLVCFMWCELSVVILRESSGIGLVRASIGYFLFLFALPVLGVGIALMCLIHFIKWFLSLELIKILVTLVLCTVPLLFRWWTKVNFSVVEVVKSLTRSSIVKLILVWITAVVLFCWFYVYRSEGMKVYNSTLTWNQYAFLCGPRSWKETNMARTQILCSHLEGHRVTWTGRFKYVRVTEIDNSAESAINMLPLFIGDWMRCLYGEAYPLCDPKNVTLEEEELCRLKYLTKHKCHMKMFDRYKFEITVGMPFSSKNGSKPLEEDDITKDIVLKASSEFKKVLLNLRQGSIIEFSTILEGRLGSKWPVFELKAITCLNCMSKLLPAGRHVKIEQDWRSTVHKAIKFAFDFFFFPFLSAA